From a region of the Candidatus Jettenia caeni genome:
- a CDS encoding two-component response regulator produces the protein MIDWNRIQESHVIKLTREICYKWWGVDVQVYDEHSNGKNNKAPFQNPLCRLINSTPDGAQSCSANYKKYLKEFNTSNKPFLYECPIGLQGAIAPIITKGRYIGAIAGSGIQALRISTSIQRTYIKRLRMLGFDTREIERCYKRLKQAPEHSREYLLDFIEMVARDIVAIYEMLQEKEEVIRKQAAVLERVYNKKYTNIVGTSPAIKKIFDILELIENFDSPVLIEGESGTGKELLAASIHYNSSRKGKIFVLQNCSAFSNTLLNSELFGHEKGSFTGATSEKKGLFEIADNGTLFLDEIGDMDIEAQARLLRVLEDGTFYRVGGVEIKRVNVRIIAATNKELLKQIEQGSFRRDLFYRINTISLTMPPLRERNEDIALLADHFLKSYRKIHYDEKKEISPEVMKFLMAYHWPGNIRELKNLIERLVIFSGKEKIIKLHHLPREIMAAYPVYQIPEIHKNGSKKLKDTLESLEKELVKQALQRTHWNKTAASKELDISRASLNNKIIQFNIRQN, from the coding sequence ATGATTGATTGGAACAGGATACAAGAATCTCATGTGATCAAGCTTACCCGGGAGATATGTTATAAATGGTGGGGAGTAGATGTTCAGGTTTATGATGAGCACAGTAATGGCAAAAATAACAAAGCACCTTTCCAAAATCCTCTTTGTCGTTTAATCAATTCAACACCGGATGGCGCTCAGTCTTGCTCTGCAAATTATAAAAAATATCTCAAGGAATTCAACACATCAAATAAGCCTTTTCTGTATGAATGCCCGATTGGTCTGCAAGGAGCTATTGCTCCTATCATCACGAAAGGGCGATATATTGGAGCCATAGCTGGTTCCGGAATACAGGCGTTAAGAATCAGTACCTCGATACAAAGGACATATATAAAAAGATTGAGAATGCTTGGTTTTGATACCAGAGAAATAGAAAGGTGTTATAAGAGATTAAAACAGGCGCCTGAACACAGCAGGGAATATCTGCTTGATTTTATAGAAATGGTCGCCAGGGATATTGTAGCTATTTACGAGATGCTGCAGGAGAAAGAAGAGGTAATCAGGAAACAGGCAGCCGTTTTAGAAAGAGTTTATAACAAAAAGTACACGAATATCGTTGGCACAAGCCCGGCAATAAAAAAGATCTTTGATATACTGGAATTAATCGAAAATTTCGATAGTCCTGTCTTAATTGAGGGAGAGAGTGGAACAGGAAAAGAATTATTAGCGGCTAGTATTCATTATAACAGTTCCCGCAAAGGCAAGATATTTGTCCTTCAGAACTGCTCGGCGTTTAGTAATACCCTTTTAAACTCCGAGTTATTTGGTCATGAGAAGGGCTCATTTACCGGTGCAACATCAGAGAAGAAAGGTCTTTTTGAAATTGCCGATAACGGGACATTGTTTCTGGATGAGATTGGTGATATGGATATAGAGGCACAGGCAAGGCTCCTGAGGGTGCTGGAAGATGGAACATTCTATCGGGTAGGGGGTGTTGAAATCAAAAGGGTAAATGTTCGGATCATTGCTGCAACGAATAAAGAACTGCTGAAACAAATCGAACAAGGCTCATTCAGGAGAGACCTCTTTTACCGGATAAATACCATATCCCTTACCATGCCTCCTCTGAGGGAAAGAAATGAAGATATAGCGCTCCTGGCCGATCATTTTTTAAAATCTTACCGAAAGATTCACTATGATGAAAAAAAGGAGATAAGCCCGGAGGTAATGAAATTCCTGATGGCTTATCATTGGCCGGGGAATATTCGTGAGCTAAAAAATCTCATCGAACGCTTAGTCATTTTTTCGGGTAAGGAAAAGATCATAAAGCTCCATCATCTTCCCAGGGAAATAATGGCGGCATACCCGGTATATCAGATTCCTGAAATTCATAAGAATGGTAGTAAGAAACTCAAAGATACCCTGGAATCTCTTGAGAAGGAGCTGGTTAAACAGGCATTACAAAGGACACATTGGAATAAGACCGCAGCCTCAAAGGAATTAGACATTAGTCGCGCAAGCCTGAATAATAAAATAATTCAGTTCAATATCCGGCAAAATTGA
- a CDS encoding glycosyltransferase yields MNNLNARISIVIVTRNRIQNLFHTLNQLYTLPERPPIIVVDNGSSDGTSEEVRMHYPETTVISLSKNLGPAGRNFGVQHTDCPYVAFSDDDSWWAPGSLTKAIDLFDSYPKLALIASRIFVGQEQRLDPICQKMSDGKLPVTPDYPGFPILGFIACGSIVRRSAYLAMGGFESRFGIGGEENLLAMDLAAHGWHLAYIEDIISYHYPSPIRNCNDRRRNEVRNTLWTAWLRRPISIALFKTLSLLKPALYDPSTRDGLFDALKKLDWVIRSRQLIPKHVELALRILENGSK; encoded by the coding sequence ATGAACAACCTCAATGCCCGCATTTCTATAGTAATTGTAACACGAAACCGTATCCAGAATCTCTTCCATACATTGAATCAACTTTACACCCTTCCGGAACGGCCTCCTATTATTGTAGTAGATAATGGCTCTTCTGACGGCACATCAGAAGAAGTTCGTATGCATTATCCGGAAACAACGGTCATATCACTATCTAAGAATCTCGGCCCTGCAGGGAGAAATTTTGGTGTTCAGCATACCGATTGTCCCTATGTTGCATTTAGTGATGACGACTCATGGTGGGCCCCCGGATCTCTCACGAAGGCAATCGATCTTTTCGATTCGTATCCAAAATTAGCTTTAATAGCATCACGAATTTTCGTTGGACAAGAACAAAGGTTGGATCCAATTTGCCAGAAAATGTCCGATGGTAAACTACCGGTAACTCCTGATTATCCCGGGTTTCCCATATTAGGCTTTATTGCCTGCGGATCCATCGTTCGGCGTTCAGCATATCTCGCTATGGGCGGATTTGAAAGTCGCTTTGGCATTGGCGGTGAAGAGAACCTGTTAGCAATGGATCTTGCGGCTCATGGCTGGCATTTAGCTTATATTGAGGATATTATCTCATATCACTATCCATCACCTATCCGCAATTGTAATGACCGGCGCCGTAATGAAGTCAGAAATACCTTATGGACAGCATGGCTCAGGCGACCAATAAGTATCGCACTCTTCAAGACTCTGAGTCTTTTAAAACCGGCATTATACGATCCCTCTACTCGCGATGGATTATTCGATGCCTTAAAAAAACTAGATTGGGTAATTCGATCACGTCAACTCATACCAAAACATGTTGAGCTTGCGCTGAGAATATTAGAAAATGGATCAAAATAA